A part of Magnetospirillum sp. ME-1 genomic DNA contains:
- the asnB gene encoding asparagine synthase (glutamine-hydrolyzing): MCGFAGFLDLTAATPDRNRVVRAMAGTLVHRGPDDDGAWVDDEAGVALGFRRLAILDLSPQGHQPMASHDGRWVISFNGEIYNHAALRERLGGTTAWRGHSDTEVLLEAVSAWGVDEALSAFDGMFAFALWDRLERTLTLARDRFGEKPLYWTQAGGALLFGSELKALAAHPGWQGGIDRDVLALFMRLGWIPAPHTIHPGVFKLPPGHVMRVKAGEVAVRPYWSAAQCAARQEGGFTGSARQAADRLEELLRDSVALRMQADVPVGVFLSGGIDSSITAALMRQLSSEPVHSFTIGFDQAGLDESPHARAVADHLGTIHTEVRISDREALDVVPHLPHLYDEPFADAAALPTALLAQVTRKSVTVALSGDGADELFGGYGIYRSIPKDWQALQGLPGGVKSLGAAAARCLSRPAEGLAALAGGFAKRRSHPGHRLGREAERLETRSLAELLGLHYCRWRGIADVVPGAGRVESLFTAPTPGMRDDALATMVLDAMGYLPDDLCVKTDRATMGASLEARLPFLALAIAEFAWSLPTALKIEGDVGKAVLRNVLYRHVPRPLVDRPKMGFEVPLRRWLNGELKGWADDLLSEDRLRRQGFLDASLVARCWREHRSGAKNWQNEIWHALMFQAWAESVSP; this comes from the coding sequence ATGTGCGGCTTCGCCGGCTTCCTTGATCTGACCGCCGCCACCCCCGACCGGAACAGGGTGGTGCGCGCCATGGCCGGCACCCTGGTCCATCGCGGCCCCGACGACGACGGCGCCTGGGTGGATGACGAGGCGGGCGTGGCGCTGGGGTTCCGCCGGCTGGCCATTCTCGACCTGTCCCCCCAGGGCCACCAGCCCATGGCGTCCCACGACGGGCGCTGGGTGATCAGCTTCAACGGCGAGATCTACAACCACGCCGCCTTGCGCGAACGCCTGGGCGGCACCACCGCCTGGCGCGGCCATTCCGATACCGAGGTGCTGCTGGAGGCGGTTTCCGCCTGGGGCGTGGACGAGGCGCTGTCCGCCTTCGACGGCATGTTCGCCTTTGCCCTGTGGGACCGCCTTGAGCGCACCCTCACCCTGGCCCGCGACCGCTTCGGCGAGAAGCCGCTGTATTGGACGCAAGCGGGCGGCGCGTTGCTGTTCGGCTCGGAGTTGAAGGCGCTGGCCGCCCATCCCGGCTGGCAAGGCGGCATCGACCGCGACGTCCTGGCGCTGTTCATGCGGCTGGGCTGGATTCCGGCGCCCCACACCATCCATCCCGGCGTGTTCAAGCTGCCGCCCGGTCATGTGATGCGGGTGAAGGCGGGCGAGGTCGCGGTCCGGCCCTACTGGTCGGCCGCCCAATGCGCGGCCCGGCAGGAGGGGGGCTTCACCGGCTCCGCCCGACAGGCCGCCGACCGGCTGGAAGAGCTGCTGCGGGATTCGGTTGCGCTTCGCATGCAGGCCGACGTGCCGGTGGGGGTCTTCCTGTCGGGCGGCATCGATTCCTCCATCACCGCCGCCCTGATGCGGCAATTGTCGTCCGAGCCGGTCCATTCCTTCACCATCGGCTTCGACCAGGCGGGCCTGGACGAAAGCCCCCACGCCCGCGCCGTGGCCGATCACCTGGGCACCATTCACACCGAGGTGCGGATCAGCGACCGCGAAGCCCTGGACGTGGTGCCGCACCTGCCCCACCTGTACGACGAACCCTTCGCCGATGCCGCCGCCCTGCCCACCGCCCTGCTGGCCCAGGTGACGCGCAAAAGCGTCACGGTGGCCCTGTCGGGCGACGGCGCCGACGAGCTGTTCGGCGGCTATGGCATCTACCGTTCCATCCCTAAGGACTGGCAGGCCCTGCAAGGCCTGCCCGGCGGCGTCAAGAGCCTGGGCGCGGCGGCGGCCCGCTGCCTGAGCCGACCGGCGGAAGGCCTGGCCGCCCTGGCCGGAGGATTCGCCAAACGCCGCAGCCATCCCGGCCACCGCCTGGGGCGCGAGGCCGAGCGTCTGGAGACCCGGTCGCTGGCCGAATTGCTGGGCCTGCACTATTGCCGCTGGCGCGGCATCGCCGACGTGGTGCCGGGCGCCGGCCGGGTCGAAAGCCTGTTCACCGCGCCGACGCCGGGAATGCGTGACGATGCCCTGGCCACCATGGTGCTGGACGCCATGGGCTATCTTCCCGACGATCTGTGCGTCAAGACCGACCGCGCCACCATGGGCGCCTCGCTCGAGGCCCGCCTGCCCTTCCTGGCGCTGGCCATCGCCGAATTCGCCTGGAGCCTGCCCACCGCGCTAAAAATCGAGGGCGATGTGGGCAAGGCGGTGCTGCGCAACGTTCTTTACCGCCATGTGCCGCGCCCCCTGGTGGACCGCCCCAAGATGGGCTTCGAGGTACCGCTGCGCCGCTGGCTGAACGGCGAACTGAAGGGCTGGGCCGACGACCTGCTGTCCGAGGACAGGCTGCGCCGCCAGGGCTTCCTCGACGCGTCCCTGGTGGCGAGGTGCTGGCGCGAGCATCGCTCGGGCGCCAAGAACTGGCAGAACGAGATCTGGCACGCCCTGATGTTCCAGGCTTGGGCGGAAAGCGTCAGTCCCTGA
- a CDS encoding tetratricopeptide repeat protein encodes MSSDKPLNIGEAFGRAMQAWDDGNIAEARRLARTIVEARPDFGGAHYLLGLIALNQGQAKRAADHLTRAVAADPNQTVPRLALGRALEAQDNFNSAILHYRTILSQDANHAEANARLADLLGRLGRNKAEALEHARRAVEVAPRHAEALCTLGTLLHQEGRHAEAAGMLERALELRPDWAVALNNYGLVLGALGQHDRAVAVLSGAADLRRDHAGTRANLAAALRAQGRLDDARVHAERATKLNSRDPSGWLELGLVRRSLGMPEAAAAAFERAVTAAPDSVHAQYCLAEERLALGQKERAAKHFRRCLDLDPEDRHGAALGLAQAGARATPDRAPDAYVRQLFDDYAEKFDTALVNKLAYRAPALLAQALDKSLDGRRGLDVLDAGCGTGLAAPVLRPLAARLDGIDLSGAMVDKARARGLYDGLEVGELVAGLKRRPEAYDLVVAADVLVYFGELSDIMAATARALRPGGIFAFTVERAEDCASYVLGAKNRYAHSPDYVETAATENGFAVTSMERASTRQEAGEDVPGLVVVLRKG; translated from the coding sequence ATGTCTAGCGACAAGCCGCTGAATATCGGCGAGGCTTTCGGCCGCGCCATGCAGGCCTGGGACGACGGCAACATTGCCGAAGCCCGGCGCCTGGCGCGCACCATCGTCGAGGCGCGCCCCGATTTCGGTGGAGCCCATTACCTGCTGGGCCTCATCGCCCTGAACCAGGGTCAGGCCAAGCGGGCGGCCGACCACCTGACCCGGGCGGTGGCCGCCGACCCCAACCAGACGGTGCCGCGCCTGGCGCTGGGGCGCGCCCTGGAGGCCCAGGACAATTTCAACAGCGCCATCCTGCATTACCGCACCATCCTGTCCCAGGATGCCAACCACGCCGAGGCCAACGCCCGGCTGGCCGATCTGCTGGGCCGGCTGGGCCGCAACAAGGCCGAGGCCCTGGAGCACGCGCGGCGGGCGGTCGAGGTGGCGCCCCGCCACGCCGAGGCCCTGTGCACGCTGGGCACCCTGCTGCATCAGGAGGGCCGGCACGCCGAGGCGGCGGGCATGCTGGAACGTGCCCTGGAGCTCCGCCCCGACTGGGCGGTGGCGCTGAACAATTACGGGCTGGTGCTGGGGGCGCTGGGCCAGCACGACCGGGCGGTGGCGGTGCTGTCGGGCGCGGCGGATCTGCGCCGCGACCATGCGGGCACCAGGGCCAATCTGGCCGCCGCGCTGCGTGCCCAGGGCCGGCTGGACGACGCCAGGGTCCACGCCGAGCGCGCCACCAAGCTCAATTCCCGCGACCCCTCCGGCTGGCTGGAACTGGGTCTGGTCCGCCGCTCCCTGGGCATGCCCGAGGCCGCCGCCGCCGCCTTCGAGCGGGCGGTCACCGCCGCCCCCGATTCGGTCCATGCCCAGTATTGCCTGGCCGAGGAGCGTCTGGCACTGGGCCAGAAGGAGCGTGCGGCCAAGCATTTCCGCCGCTGCCTCGACCTCGATCCCGAGGACCGCCACGGAGCGGCCCTGGGACTGGCCCAGGCCGGGGCCAGGGCCACGCCGGACCGCGCCCCCGACGCCTATGTCCGCCAGTTGTTCGACGATTACGCCGAGAAGTTCGATACCGCCCTGGTGAACAAGCTGGCCTACCGCGCCCCCGCCCTGCTGGCCCAGGCCCTGGACAAGTCCCTGGACGGCCGCCGGGGGCTGGACGTGCTGGATGCCGGCTGCGGCACCGGGCTGGCCGCCCCGGTGCTGCGCCCCCTGGCCGCCCGCCTGGACGGCATCGACCTGTCGGGCGCCATGGTGGACAAGGCCCGCGCCCGCGGCCTCTATGACGGGCTGGAGGTGGGCGAACTGGTCGCCGGCCTCAAGCGGCGGCCCGAGGCCTATGACCTGGTGGTAGCCGCCGACGTCCTGGTCTATTTCGGCGAGTTGAGCGACATCATGGCCGCCACGGCGCGCGCCTTGCGGCCAGGCGGCATCTTCGCCTTCACGGTGGAGCGGGCCGAGGATTGCGCCTCCTACGTCCTGGGGGCCAAGAACCGCTATGCCCACTCGCCCGATTACGTCGAGACGGCGGCCACCGAAAACGGCTTCGCCGTGACCTCCATGGAGCGCGCCTCCACCCGCCAGGAGGCGGGTGAGGACGTCCCCGGCCTTGTCGTGGTCTTGCGCAAGGGATAA
- a CDS encoding Rrf2 family transcriptional regulator, producing MARNCRFAVAVHIASLLATMEGQACTSEWIAGSVNTNPVVVRRLLSALAKAGLVSSTRGSAGGSVLARPADRISLLDIHRAVDEDDEPALHNQPPNPACPVGRNIQTVLLRVIERADAARDAVLSTTKLSEVVGALKAEA from the coding sequence ATGGCCAGAAACTGCCGCTTCGCCGTCGCCGTCCACATCGCCTCGCTGCTCGCCACCATGGAGGGGCAGGCCTGCACGTCGGAATGGATCGCCGGTTCGGTCAACACCAATCCGGTGGTGGTGCGCCGCCTGCTGTCGGCCCTGGCCAAGGCCGGTCTGGTCAGCTCGACGCGGGGCAGCGCCGGCGGATCGGTGCTGGCGCGGCCCGCCGACCGTATCTCGCTGCTCGACATCCATCGGGCGGTGGACGAGGACGATGAGCCGGCGTTGCACAACCAGCCGCCCAATCCGGCCTGTCCGGTGGGGCGCAACATCCAGACGGTGCTGCTTCGGGTGATCGAACGCGCCGACGCCGCCCGCGACGCGGTGCTGTCCACCACCAAACTGTCCGAGGTGGTCGGCGCCCTGAAGGCCGAGGCGTAA
- a CDS encoding flavodoxin family protein has protein sequence MTSIAIVFHSGYGHTKVIAEAVAEGAAQVAGAEVHLIPADEAEAKAAVLDAADAIVFGSPTYMGSVSARFKEFMEWSSKTWYGRGWTDKVAAGFTVSASQSGDKLNALIQLSIFAAQHGMVWVGLDLLPGNNNSKGSVEDLNRLGSFLGAMAQANADQGPEGVTEADRKTAAHLGKRVAEAAARWKK, from the coding sequence ATGACTTCCATCGCCATCGTGTTCCATTCCGGCTACGGCCACACCAAGGTTATCGCCGAGGCGGTCGCCGAAGGAGCCGCCCAGGTCGCCGGGGCGGAGGTTCACCTGATTCCCGCCGACGAGGCCGAGGCCAAGGCCGCCGTGCTGGACGCGGCCGATGCCATCGTCTTCGGCTCGCCCACCTACATGGGCTCGGTCTCGGCCAGGTTCAAAGAGTTCATGGAGTGGAGCTCCAAGACCTGGTACGGCCGCGGTTGGACCGACAAGGTGGCGGCGGGCTTCACCGTTTCGGCCAGCCAGAGCGGCGACAAGCTGAACGCCCTGATCCAGCTGTCCATCTTCGCCGCCCAGCACGGCATGGTCTGGGTGGGCCTGGACCTGCTGCCCGGCAACAACAATTCCAAGGGCAGCGTCGAGGATCTGAACCGGCTGGGCAGCTTCCTCGGCGCCATGGCCCAGGCCAATGCCGACCAGGGACCGGAAGGCGTCACCGAAGCCGACCGCAAGACCGCCGCCCACCTGGGCAAAAGGGTGGCCGAGGCGGCGGCGCGGTGGAAGAAGTAA
- a CDS encoding ATP-binding protein encodes MGSGDARINWRGEFNSRELEDSFADFSRQRLRGGAYLCVLATSLTSLSFVPLDVMSLSGDRLVAFLTVRLAIATVTAIGLHALAQAVSARMVVAVAHLHLYVFFCLNALVFAHPLLDRHGGMFFPLIAMSMFMFAPGPFGRVALLCAVAPMVSLAAWAELRDIPEAPADIAIIAMMTLVAYLVGATARIQFERMGRRQYLLVEGERRARVTLLEAKEAAEAGTRAKSEFLAVMSHEIRTPMNGILGMVRLLLDGEPADEERERLEMVHHSAEALLGILDNILDLSKVEAGRMEFDAAPFSPARIIAGIESLLAPRAKEKGVALSHAVAAGVPDWVEGDGGRLRQILLNLVGNALKFTDAGHVLVRVGRADDGSGRLEFSVSDTGIGMGEAEIGRLFQAFAQADSSIARRFGGSGLGLAICRRLVEAQGGEIGVESRPGLGSRFWFRLDLPATAAPALGAVDARGGVVLPPLSILLAEDNVINQKVALGYLTKASHRVSLADNGAQAVELAGWGGFDVVLMDMQMPVMDGLEATVRIRALPGAAGRVPVIALTANAMRGDAERCREAGMNAHVAKPVDPEALFRVIADVLAGRPVEAAAAPPLVASEGAPFAELSAHLGPEGVAGLMATFVAQAEEACRILVEETGDMLRLHMAAHDLKSMAGTAGCLPLAEIAALIEEAARAGRADEVRRHVEPLERVWSATRAALEAQFGSSQPFSASTVPAR; translated from the coding sequence ATGGGGAGCGGGGATGCACGGATCAACTGGCGCGGCGAGTTCAATTCTCGGGAGCTCGAGGATTCTTTCGCCGATTTTTCACGCCAGCGTTTGCGGGGCGGGGCCTATCTCTGCGTTCTGGCCACCAGCCTGACCAGTCTGTCCTTTGTTCCACTTGACGTGATGTCGCTCAGCGGCGACCGGCTGGTCGCCTTCCTGACCGTGCGCCTGGCCATCGCCACGGTGACGGCCATCGGGCTGCATGCCCTGGCGCAGGCGGTGTCCGCCCGCATGGTGGTCGCCGTCGCCCACCTGCATCTCTACGTCTTCTTCTGCCTCAACGCCCTGGTCTTCGCCCATCCCCTGCTGGACCGCCACGGCGGCATGTTCTTTCCGCTGATCGCCATGTCCATGTTCATGTTCGCGCCGGGGCCGTTCGGGCGGGTGGCGCTGCTGTGCGCCGTGGCGCCGATGGTCAGCCTGGCGGCCTGGGCCGAGCTGCGCGACATTCCCGAAGCCCCCGCCGACATCGCCATCATCGCCATGATGACCCTGGTGGCCTATCTGGTGGGCGCCACCGCCCGCATCCAGTTCGAGCGCATGGGGCGGCGGCAGTACCTGCTGGTGGAGGGCGAGCGCCGGGCCCGCGTCACCCTGCTGGAGGCCAAGGAGGCGGCCGAGGCCGGCACAAGGGCCAAGAGCGAATTCCTGGCGGTGATGAGCCACGAGATCCGCACGCCCATGAACGGCATCCTCGGCATGGTGCGGCTGCTGCTCGACGGCGAGCCGGCCGACGAGGAACGCGAGCGCCTCGAGATGGTCCACCATTCCGCCGAGGCGCTTTTGGGCATTCTCGACAACATCCTGGACCTGTCCAAGGTCGAGGCCGGGCGGATGGAGTTCGACGCGGCCCCCTTCAGTCCGGCCCGGATCATCGCCGGCATCGAAAGCCTGCTGGCCCCCCGCGCCAAGGAGAAGGGGGTGGCGCTGTCCCACGCCGTGGCGGCAGGGGTGCCGGATTGGGTCGAGGGCGACGGCGGGCGGCTGCGCCAGATTCTGCTCAATCTGGTGGGCAATGCGCTGAAATTCACCGATGCGGGCCATGTGCTGGTCCGTGTCGGCAGGGCGGACGACGGGTCGGGACGTCTGGAATTCTCGGTGAGCGACACCGGCATCGGCATGGGGGAGGCGGAGATCGGGCGGCTGTTCCAGGCCTTCGCCCAGGCGGATTCGTCCATCGCCCGGCGGTTCGGCGGCTCCGGCCTGGGGCTGGCCATCTGCCGGCGTCTGGTGGAGGCCCAGGGCGGCGAGATCGGGGTGGAAAGCCGCCCCGGCCTGGGCAGCCGGTTCTGGTTCCGTCTGGATCTGCCGGCGACCGCCGCTCCGGCTTTGGGAGCGGTGGACGCGCGGGGCGGGGTGGTGCTGCCGCCCCTGTCGATCCTGCTGGCCGAGGACAACGTCATCAACCAGAAGGTCGCCCTGGGCTACCTGACCAAGGCGTCCCACCGGGTCAGCCTCGCCGACAACGGCGCCCAGGCGGTGGAGCTGGCCGGCTGGGGCGGATTCGACGTGGTGCTGATGGACATGCAGATGCCGGTAATGGACGGCCTGGAGGCGACGGTCCGCATCCGGGCGCTGCCGGGAGCCGCCGGGCGGGTGCCGGTCATCGCGCTGACCGCCAACGCCATGCGGGGCGACGCCGAGCGCTGCCGCGAGGCCGGCATGAATGCCCATGTGGCCAAGCCGGTGGACCCGGAGGCGCTGTTTCGGGTCATCGCCGACGTGCTGGCCGGCCGGCCGGTGGAGGCGGCGGCCGCGCCGCCCCTGGTGGCCAGCGAAGGCGCCCCCTTCGCCGAGCTGTCCGCCCATCTGGGGCCGGAAGGGGTGGCGGGGCTGATGGCGACCTTCGTCGCCCAGGCCGAGGAGGCCTGCCGCATCCTGGTCGAGGAGACCGGGGACATGCTGCGCCTGCATATGGCCGCCCATGACCTGAAAAGCATGGCGGGAACGGCCGGCTGCCTGCCGCTCGCCGAGATCGCCGCCCTGATCGAGGAGGCCGCCCGCGCCGGCCGCGCCGACGAGGTCCGCCGCCACGTCGAGCCCCTGGAACGGGTGTGGTCGGCGACCCGTGCGGCCTTGGAGGCCCAGTTCGGGTCGTCTCAGCCGTTTTCCGCCAGCACGGTTCCGGCCAGATAA
- a CDS encoding bifunctional folylpolyglutamate synthase/dihydrofolate synthase gives MIDSILDRLTRLHPKVIDLSLERVARLLEALGNPQDRLPPVIHVAGTNGKGSTVATLRALFEAAGMRAHVYTSPHLVRFAERIRVAGTLPTDPELLALLEEVEAANAGNPVTFFEITTAAAFLAFARTPAEVCILETGLGGRLDATNVVERPALTIITPIAMDHESFLGGRIEAIAAEKAGIMKRGVACVVAKQGRKAAKVLDARSLELGVPLIKEGEHFFARTSPDGGLVYRGPSVEWCLPAPALAGAFQYRNAALALAAVERLSRTAPVPVFPDFPEGALGLGLRSVEWPARLQRLTKGPLVDMLPGGWELWLDGGHNPHAAEAIAQHARSWRDKPLMAVFGILSTKDVDGYLEPLAARFHSLRAVAIPGEAATLAAEDAAAAATRHFCLDARPSASVAAAIAELTASGPGPARILICGSLYLAGTVLAENG, from the coding sequence ATGATCGACAGCATTCTCGACCGTCTGACCCGGCTGCACCCCAAGGTCATCGACCTCTCGCTGGAGCGCGTGGCTCGCCTGCTCGAGGCGCTGGGCAATCCCCAGGACAGGCTGCCGCCGGTCATCCATGTGGCCGGCACCAACGGCAAGGGCTCGACCGTCGCCACCCTGCGCGCCCTGTTCGAGGCGGCGGGCATGCGGGCCCATGTCTACACCTCCCCCCATCTGGTGCGCTTCGCCGAACGCATCCGCGTCGCCGGAACCCTGCCCACCGACCCGGAACTGCTGGCCCTGCTGGAAGAGGTGGAGGCGGCCAATGCGGGCAACCCCGTCACCTTCTTCGAGATTACCACGGCGGCCGCCTTCCTGGCCTTCGCCCGGACCCCCGCCGAAGTGTGCATCCTGGAGACCGGACTGGGCGGGCGCCTGGATGCAACGAACGTAGTTGAGCGCCCGGCGCTCACCATCATCACCCCCATCGCCATGGACCACGAAAGCTTCCTAGGGGGGCGCATCGAGGCCATCGCCGCCGAAAAGGCCGGCATCATGAAGCGGGGCGTGGCCTGCGTGGTGGCCAAACAGGGGCGCAAGGCGGCCAAGGTGCTGGACGCCCGTTCGCTGGAACTGGGCGTGCCGCTGATCAAGGAGGGCGAGCACTTCTTCGCCCGCACCTCGCCCGATGGCGGCCTGGTCTATCGCGGCCCGTCGGTGGAATGGTGCCTGCCCGCCCCCGCCCTGGCCGGGGCCTTCCAGTACCGCAACGCCGCCCTGGCCCTGGCGGCGGTCGAGCGGCTGTCGCGCACCGCGCCGGTTCCGGTCTTTCCCGATTTCCCTGAAGGCGCGCTGGGCCTGGGGCTGCGCTCGGTGGAGTGGCCGGCCCGGCTGCAGCGCCTTACCAAAGGTCCGCTGGTGGACATGCTGCCAGGGGGGTGGGAGCTGTGGCTGGACGGCGGCCATAATCCCCACGCCGCCGAGGCCATCGCCCAGCACGCCCGCTCGTGGCGCGACAAGCCGCTGATGGCGGTGTTCGGCATCCTGTCCACCAAGGATGTGGACGGCTATCTGGAACCGCTGGCGGCCCGCTTCCATTCCTTGCGCGCCGTCGCCATTCCCGGCGAGGCGGCGACGCTGGCGGCCGAGGACGCCGCCGCGGCGGCCACCCGGCACTTCTGCCTGGACGCCCGGCCCTCGGCATCGGTGGCGGCGGCCATCGCCGAGCTGACCGCCTCGGGCCCCGGTCCCGCCCGCATCTTGATCTGCGGCAGCCTTTATCTGGCCGGAACCGTGCTGGCGGAAAACGGCTGA
- a CDS encoding sensor histidine kinase: MPKQTSRFETVSSLAAPPLLLLAAAAVCGLAVRVTPPGQIFADPRDYLPVHSILELLSIAVSLMVFSLGWAARRADKGHRNLILGLAALAAAVLDMAHTVSFPGMPDIFSPSSTEKGINLWLLGRLATAVGLVLAVTTAERHWSENRRRRWLGIVGLLTSALVLAGLFHPDWFPRTFVPGSGLTGFKIGAEYVLSAAYVTASSLLCLQFRRSGDRNDLKLAAAAWILAVTGVLLTLYADAGDVFNLAGHVGKACAYALIYDSLFASGVQAPYDALAKERALLRALMDSVPDLIFFKDAQSRYLGYNRAFAAYCGRPESEMAGKTDDEFVPPDIADFYRAKDREAMAAGRPTSNEEWIDYPDGRRVLLETIKAPVQDDKGTLLGMVGISRDITGRKTAEEKLRRAHYDLEMVTAVAAHDLQEPARTIASFLQLLQMRYGDRLGEDADQYIAYAVEGAHRMRAQLSGLLDYTLIDRGDPVFPVVETGTILAEALENLKPGLDETKAVVVRGSLPTLNADAAQLRALFQHLLGNAIKFRHPERKPEITVTASRHDDHWEFSVTDNGIGIDQEYWDKIFMVFQRLHPLNRYEGTGIGLAICRKIVERHGGRIRVVSVPGEGSTFTFTLPDRA; encoded by the coding sequence GTGCCGAAACAGACCTCCCGGTTCGAGACGGTTTCCTCGCTGGCGGCGCCACCGCTGCTGCTGCTGGCTGCCGCAGCCGTTTGCGGCCTTGCCGTCCGCGTCACTCCGCCGGGCCAAATTTTCGCCGATCCCAGGGATTACCTGCCGGTCCACTCCATCCTGGAACTGCTCAGCATCGCCGTGTCGCTGATGGTGTTCTCGCTGGGCTGGGCGGCGCGCCGGGCCGACAAGGGGCATCGCAACCTGATTTTAGGGCTGGCCGCCCTGGCGGCGGCGGTCCTGGACATGGCGCACACCGTGTCCTTTCCGGGCATGCCGGACATCTTTTCGCCCAGCAGCACCGAGAAGGGCATCAATCTCTGGCTTCTCGGCCGGCTGGCGACGGCGGTCGGCCTGGTCCTGGCGGTGACCACCGCCGAGCGGCACTGGAGCGAGAACAGGCGCCGCCGGTGGCTTGGAATCGTCGGCCTGCTGACATCGGCATTGGTCCTGGCGGGCCTGTTCCACCCGGATTGGTTCCCCCGGACCTTCGTTCCCGGCAGCGGGCTGACCGGCTTCAAGATCGGCGCCGAATACGTTTTGTCCGCCGCCTATGTGACGGCCTCCAGCCTGCTGTGCCTGCAATTCCGCCGGTCCGGCGACCGCAATGACCTGAAGCTGGCCGCCGCGGCCTGGATTCTGGCTGTGACCGGCGTTCTGCTCACCCTCTACGCCGATGCCGGCGACGTGTTCAACCTGGCCGGCCATGTGGGCAAGGCCTGCGCCTACGCCCTGATCTACGACTCCCTGTTCGCCTCCGGCGTCCAGGCCCCCTACGACGCCCTGGCCAAGGAGCGGGCCCTGCTGCGTGCCCTGATGGATTCGGTCCCCGACCTGATCTTCTTCAAGGACGCCCAATCGCGCTATCTCGGCTATAACCGGGCCTTCGCCGCCTATTGCGGCCGCCCCGAATCCGAGATGGCCGGCAAGACCGACGACGAGTTCGTCCCCCCCGACATTGCCGACTTCTACCGCGCCAAGGACCGCGAGGCCATGGCCGCCGGGCGGCCCACCAGCAACGAGGAGTGGATCGACTATCCCGACGGCAGGCGGGTGCTGCTGGAAACCATCAAGGCGCCGGTCCAAGACGACAAGGGGACGCTGCTGGGCATGGTCGGCATCAGCCGCGACATCACGGGACGCAAGACGGCCGAGGAAAAGCTGCGCCGGGCCCATTACGACCTGGAGATGGTTACCGCTGTGGCCGCCCACGACCTGCAGGAGCCGGCGCGGACCATCGCCAGCTTCCTGCAACTGCTGCAGATGCGCTACGGCGACCGGCTGGGCGAGGACGCCGACCAGTACATCGCCTATGCCGTCGAAGGGGCCCACCGCATGCGCGCCCAACTGAGCGGCCTGCTGGACTATACCCTGATCGACCGCGGAGACCCGGTCTTCCCGGTGGTGGAAACGGGCACCATCCTGGCCGAGGCGCTGGAGAACCTGAAGCCCGGCCTGGACGAAACCAAGGCGGTGGTGGTCAGGGGCTCGCTGCCCACCCTCAACGCCGATGCGGCGCAATTGCGGGCCCTGTTCCAACATCTGCTCGGCAACGCCATCAAGTTCCGCCATCCGGAGCGCAAGCCCGAGATCACGGTGACGGCAAGCCGCCACGATGATCATTGGGAGTTCTCGGTCACCGACAACGGCATCGGCATCGACCAGGAATACTGGGACAAGATCTTCATGGTGTTCCAGCGCCTCCACCCCCTGAACCGTTACGAGGGAACCGGGATAGGCCTTGCCATCTGCCGCAAGATCGTGGAACGTCACGGCGGCCGCATCCGCGTGGTGTCGGTCCCCGGCGAGGGCAGCACCTTCACCTTCACCCTGCCGGATCGCGCCTGA
- the accD gene encoding acetyl-CoA carboxylase, carboxyltransferase subunit beta produces MNWLTNLNETRRSLKERLVGLVAPKEVPDNLWLKCPGCGHMIFHRDLEKALNVCQHCGHHLRLPVKKRLGMLFDDGQFQRIELPKVPDDPLKFKDQKRYTDRLKDTRSKTGETDAIVVAHGRMGGMNVVAACFNFDFQGGSMGIAVGEGIVAAAELAVLQDAPLIVIPASGGARMQEGILSLMQMARTTVAVDKVKEKRLPYIVLLTDPTTGGVSASFAMLGDIAIAEPGAVIGFAGARVIESTIREKLPEGFQKAEYLLEHGMVDMVVPRRELRATLVRVLSLLRNRGAAGDLVALPIDTPDNVDQD; encoded by the coding sequence ATGAATTGGCTGACCAATCTCAACGAGACCCGCCGCTCGCTCAAGGAGCGTCTGGTCGGGCTGGTGGCGCCCAAGGAGGTGCCCGACAACCTGTGGCTCAAATGCCCGGGCTGCGGCCACATGATCTTCCACCGCGACCTGGAGAAGGCGCTGAACGTCTGCCAGCATTGCGGCCACCATCTGCGCCTGCCGGTGAAGAAGCGCCTCGGCATGCTGTTCGACGACGGGCAGTTCCAGCGCATCGAGCTGCCCAAGGTTCCCGATGATCCGCTGAAGTTCAAGGACCAGAAGCGCTACACCGACCGCCTCAAGGACACCCGTTCCAAGACCGGCGAGACCGACGCCATCGTGGTCGCCCACGGCCGCATGGGCGGCATGAACGTGGTGGCGGCCTGCTTCAACTTCGACTTCCAGGGCGGCTCCATGGGCATCGCCGTGGGCGAGGGCATCGTGGCGGCGGCCGAACTGGCGGTGCTGCAGGATGCGCCGCTGATCGTCATTCCGGCCTCGGGCGGCGCGCGCATGCAGGAAGGCATCCTGTCGCTGATGCAGATGGCCCGGACCACCGTGGCGGTGGACAAGGTCAAGGAGAAGCGGCTGCCCTATATCGTGCTGCTGACCGACCCCACCACCGGCGGCGTCTCGGCCAGTTTCGCCATGCTGGGCGACATCGCCATCGCCGAGCCCGGCGCGGTGATCGGCTTCGCCGGCGCCCGCGTCATCGAAAGCACCATCCGCGAGAAGCTGCCCGAGGGTTTCCAGAAGGCCGAATACCTGCTGGAGCACGGCATGGTGGACATGGTGGTGCCGCGCCGCGAGCTCCGCGCCACCTTGGTCCGCGTCCTGTCGCTGTTGCGCAATCGCGGTGCGGCCGGGGATCTGGTGGCGTTGCCCATCGACACCCCCGACAACGTCGATCAGGACTGA